The DNA region TATTTACGCCGGTCGACGATGTCCGCCATCACCCCGGACGGCAGGGCGAAGAGGAACATCGGCAGGCTGCTGGCCGCCTGCACCAGCGCGATGTCCAGCGGATCGGCGCTCAGGGTCAGCATGCTCCAGTTGATGCCGACATCGCTCATCCATGAGCCGACGTTAGAGACCACCGTGGCGATCCACAGCATCCTGAACACCGGCTGGCCTAGCGGCTGCCAGGGTGAAACCGTTGATGCGGACGTCGTCTCGACGTGTGCGTCGCGAACGTCGTTAACCTGGGTCATGCGAACCTCTCCGCTGCCTTACGCTGCAATCGCCACTGGCCCGGCCCGGTGAGGGCAAGGGTGGTGAAGATAATCAGCAGCAGCCAGCCAAACTGCCCTTCGGCAATCGACCAGTTCGGGTGGACCGCCAGCATCGCCACCAGCAGCACGGCGATAATCGGCAGGCACGCCAGGCGGGTGTACACGCCCGCAATGATAAACAGCGGGCAAACCACCTCGGCGACAATCGCCGGGATCAGGCTGGCGTAAGGCCCGAAGCCGAACGGATCTTCAATGCGCGTCAGCTCTTCGCTGAAGTGCAGCACCTTCGGCAGGCCGTGCACGTAGAGCAGCAGCAGGCTGCCGGTCAGGCGCAGGAAGAACAGCCCCAGGTCAACCCGGGGCGGCATAGTGGTGTTTTTCATCAGAATGCAAAGCAGCTGCAGCCCAGCGCCCCCCAGAAAGCGTTATCGTCGGACACCGGCATCTCTGACGTGCGGGCAAAATCATGCTGGTGGCGGTGAACCCCGCACGGGCCGCTGCAGTGGTGAACGGTGCTCATGCCCACGCGTGCGGCCTGCGGCGGCGCGCTGCGGTAGTGGCCCGGCACCTTGACCACCGGGGACCAGTCGGGCAGAACCGGAATGGCGGGCGGCGCGAGCGGGCCAAAGGTGCCTGCTGCGTAGACGATATCGCCGTTGACCACCGTGAGGACGGACTCGATGCCCTTGATCTCCTCCTCCGGCACGCGGAAGTAGTCTTTGCTTAGCACCGCCAGGTCGGCGAGCTGGCCGACCTTGATCTGCCCCTTCTGATTCTGCTCGCTGGAGAACCACGCGCTGCCCTGGGTCCAGAGCATCAGGGCGGTGTCGCGATCCAGACGGGCGCTGTGGTCGTACATCCGCATCCCGCC from Enterobacter chengduensis includes:
- a CDS encoding DoxX family protein encodes the protein MKNTTMPPRVDLGLFFLRLTGSLLLLYVHGLPKVLHFSEELTRIEDPFGFGPYASLIPAIVAEVVCPLFIIAGVYTRLACLPIIAVLLVAMLAVHPNWSIAEGQFGWLLLIIFTTLALTGPGQWRLQRKAAERFA